Genomic segment of Thermodesulfobacteriota bacterium:
AACTTTATATGATAAGAATTAATCATTAGCTAGAACTTTTCTTGCAAAGGTTAGAAATCCTGTATGACTTACCATTCTATCTACCGGGCGGGTCTTACCTGAGCTTACCTGCATATATCTGAGCAATAGTTCTAGAGTTTCAATATACACAAATCCATGCTCTTCGAGGTGCTGCACACAAGTTTCGACCTGATTATAAGTTGGCGACAGACTTGCTATGCGGCCTCCGCCCCTAAGCGCCTTTGCGGCAGACTCTATACCATCCCATGGAGAGGGAAGATCTAATATCACAACATCTACATCTTGCTGATCAAAACCATCCCTGGCATCTTTTAATTTAAATTCAACATAATCCGAGTAGCCAAAGTTCTCGATATTCATCTTGGCATTCTCTAAGTGCTTTTCTCTTCCTTCGTACGTATATACCATTCCACCTGGTGCAACCGCATTTGCAAGCGCCATAGTTAGAGAGCCCGAACCTGTGCCGCATTCGATCACCCTCATTCCGGACTCAATACCCGATTTTAGAATCATGTATGCTGCATCTTTGGGGTAGATGATTTGCGTGTGCCTTTTAACCTTCATCATTTTGTCTTCCAAGGTGGGGTCCAATAGAAGAAATGGATGGTCTAAGTTTGAATAAATCCTCTCGCCGTATGATTTTCCAATGGCGTGTGCGAGCGTAAGCTCACCCTTGTGAGTACCCATCTTTTTGTCCTCTGAAATCACTACTAGAAAGGTTTTGTTATCAGGAGAAATTAAAAGTACGTGATCGCCTTCTTTAATAATCATCGTCCGCTAGATTAATTCATATTACTATTGTTTTCAAGATTCCTTTGTTGGCTCAAAGAATGTAAATAGTATAAAACCTAAAAATACCATGCA
This window contains:
- a CDS encoding tRNA (adenine-N1)-methyltransferase; the protein is MIIKEGDHVLLISPDNKTFLVVISEDKKMGTHKGELTLAHAIGKSYGERIYSNLDHPFLLLDPTLEDKMMKVKRHTQIIYPKDAAYMILKSGIESGMRVIECGTGSGSLTMALANAVAPGGMVYTYEGREKHLENAKMNIENFGYSDYVEFKLKDARDGFDQQDVDVVILDLPSPWDGIESAAKALRGGGRIASLSPTYNQVETCVQHLEEHGFVYIETLELLLRYMQVSSGKTRPVDRMVSHTGFLTFARKVLAND